The DNA sequence TTAGCAGAATGTTTTCCTTATGACCTATTGTTTAGTGAGCTTGCTAGTCATGCATAATCAGGATCAGGAATAATGAGTTTGTAGTCAACGTTTTTCAAAAGTTAAAAGTAAATGCTTTTTACTCTTGAATATTCGAGTATTTGAGTTGAAATGTAGATATTTTAGGACTTCCTCAGTAGATTTTTGCCTAGGAGTATATTAGAGTGCAGAATTATTTCCTGCTTTCTCCAGCTTTCTGTTTTAtctttcctgtttttcacaGTTCCTATTTCCTGAATCAAAATTCTGAAATTCTAAGCCAGGTTCTCTAGTGTTTCCATGTGCACCATTTTGACTTTTCCTGCTGCTAtacttgagtttttctttcacctgGTACAttccaaatgtaaaaaaaaaacaaaaacatccgaCTCACTCCACTCCtattttctacatttctttaaaatcgCCTATTTGTAAAGTCATTATGTAACTATTTAGCATCTGACAGCTTCTGAACTAAATTTTAACAGACGTGACAGCGAGAATGAGACCTAATACACTGTACTCACTGTAATCTATGTGCTGCTACATATACCTtgtagcattcagctagtttgtatgGCATGATTTGGAGTTATGatcatgctagctagcatttgAAAGATGAGGAATAACACTATTGTTAGACAGCCTTAGCTAATGGTCACCAACGGTTCTTGGTTCTTTGGTAAAAGAGGCACTAATTTGccatcagtaactaaaatcagtACGTGATTAAAATTgacatcttttttcttttgtgaaacTTTCTTCTGCTTTGAACTTTCATACTGTATGCAAATTGAagagttttctcattttctgtttgAGAAAACCTGAGTGAAAAATTTGAAGCCGTACTTTAACTTTTACCAGAGGATTTATGTACATTTGTAATTGCACTTTTTCCCGAGTAAATAATTTGGCTACTAGTGTTGAGTGCTTTCTTCCTGTCTATTTTAGTTTTGACCCCAGCTATTGATGATTCATATAAAGAGGCACTCTGACTTCCAATTTTTACATCTGCAGTATAAAAATCGATGCACAGTGCTCACCACAATGTTTGAAGAGTGCAGGTGGACTGTCTTAGAGCTGCACACAGCTGCTCCATCGCTTTCTTGCCAGGGAAATTCTTACttagatccagttctctcaggcaCGTGGGGTTTAATCTCAGAGCCGAAGCCAGGGCCGAGAATCCTCTCTCAGTGAATCCGCAAGACGAGAGCCTGAAGACAGAGAAAGGTCTCTCAACATCTTGATCTTCTCATGGACAGATACAAAATGCACTTTAATAAACGTTATATGATGATATAAGATGTTACGATATATTAAGGGATATTATATAAACCTTAATTTCTCTAATTTGCATGCCGGCTTATCCAGTTCATAAGCAAGCTGTTTTACTCCTGAGTCCTGCAGGTCATTGTCACTCAAGTCAAGGGATTTGAGACACCAGGACGTCGAGCTGGATGCATATTCTAGCATGTTGCGGCTTTTCCAAGTTATGCTACATTTCACCAGCCTGGAAAATAATTCAGAAAATGGATTACAGGAGAAGGGAATACCAGGAAAAAGGAATACAAGAAAAGGGAATATGGGAAAATGGAATTTGGGAAAAGGGAATATGGAAAGGGGAATAAGGATAAAAGGAATACAGAAAATGAGAATATGGGAAAAGGGGAAAGGGAATGTGGGGAAAGAAAATATGAGATAAGTGAATagagaaaaaaggaatatgACAAATGGGAATACAGAAAATGGACTATAGGAATAAGGACTGAATACCAGAAAAGGGAATAAAGGAATAGGGTATGCAGGAAAAGCGAATACGAAGAAAGTGATTATGGGAAAGGGGAATATGGAAAAATGGAATATGTGAAAAGGGAATATTGGAAAGGGAATTAAGGAAAATAGTATAAAAGGGAAAGGAATTAGAAAAAGGGAATACAGGAAAAGGGAATATGGAAATGGGAATATAGGAAAAGGGAATAAGACAAAGGGGAAATAGGAAAAGAGAATAAGGGAAAAGGGAATACAAGAAATGGGAATATAGGAAAAGGGAATGTGGGGGGAAAGAAACATAGGAAAAAGGAATACAGGGAAATGGAATATGGGAAAAGGGAATACAAAAAAAGGGAATGTATGAAAAGGGAACAAAGGAAAGTATATGTCTGGCAAAACACATAGATAACTGGCTCTTGGCAGCTCAGTCGTACCAGGAGGCCGAGCTGCTCAGCAGACTTAGAGCATCTGAACTTCACAATAAACTGGGAATTAATGTCTCAGACCAAAATGGAGGGTATATCATTCATATGGTTGGCCCTAGGTTCAAAGCGTGCCTATTGGCAGAGAGTGTATAAtcttttttaatcttgtttGTCTCTTTGCTACGGGGAGGAAAAAGTGAAATTCAGCATGTTGTGGCTCTCGGACCCTGAAATTGTCTGGAGAGTTTCCCAGGAGTTCTGCCACTGGGCGCAATTCTGACCAGTGCTCAATCAGACTGAAGCTGACTGTAAAGAAACAGATGACTCTAAGTTGTCAGCATCTTACCTTAGGGATTGAAGTTTACAATTTTCATTGCTCAGTAATTCACAAAAGACTCCTGCTCCCAGGTCCCCTATGTTGTTCTCACTCAGATCCAAATGTTTAAGGTGACAAGGTGTGGCGCTTATAGCCGAGGCCAGAAAAACACACCATTCCTTTGTGACGTTACAATGTGCAAGCCTGTATGAAATACATTATAACTGCTATGAGAATACAAGTTGAGATGTTGGAAttatcacaaaaaaattaaaggagctGAAAGGACATTTTCATACATCACCTCAGTGTTTCGATCCTACTGTTGGGCAATAATGGCAGGAGATCATTAGGAGCTTCACTTCCAGTAAGATTGTAGCTCAGGTCCAGCTCTCTCAGGTGGCCAGGGTTTGATTGTAGAGCAGAAACAAGGTAAGAACAGCCAGTGCTTTTGAAACTGCAAAATGCCAGTCtagaatagaagaaaaaaaagtaaataatatattaatatactctACACAAGctcaaataaacagaatgttaTGCCTGTTATACACACAGCACTTTTTATTAACTCTTTTTTTACACTTGGCCTGAATACTCACATCAGTGCACAGGATCAATTCTAGGGTTATTTTGGGAAGGGGAATCATCGTTCCAGGTTTAATTTCACATAAGTAAATGCATTCCTAACTGAAGCTCAGTTGCACaatttgcataagtattcactctaAAAGAACTTTGAAAtgaaatacttatgcaatcacaacatttatgttttttaatctggGAATAATTGTTCAAAATATAAAGagtcatgacatataatccatGTTGcactacaaaatatggaaaagttcaagggggttaATATTTATGTAAGCCATTGAAGACTGTATATAGTAACTAACATGACAGTGGTTGAAAAGTGAAACTAAAATGATGCCCAGTAGTGGGTAGCTGCAGTACACTTTTCAACACTGTCCTAATTCATAGCACCAGCCAAACTTGGAATTTAAGTCCGATTGGGGCTCAATTTCCCAAAAGACCCGACCCAGACAGGCATGAGGGAAGATGCTTTAAATAGAGGATGCCAGCTGAATGTAAAAGTGTGACAtcattgggttttttttgcacagcATAGGGACTTATGAGGTTTGCAGCCCATGCAGTCGCCACTAGGGGGAGATGCAACCCCAGGAGCCCCCCAGAGCAACCAACTCAACCCATGTCTATGGACCTGGATTTGTTATCAGGTTGAGTTTATTTACAGCTAGAACCCATAGACCATGGAACAAGTGGGGAGGGGAACCCACTAGATGGTGAAAACCCCTGAAGTACATAATGTAGGTTCTTACTTCAGCACCTCCAGTCGACAGTTTGGATTCTTCAATCCATTGCACAGTTGCATCACTCCTTTGTCCTGCAGGTAATTGTAACTTAAATCTAGCTCTGTAATAGCACAAGTCTTCGAAACAAGAATGCTGGCCAGTGAGTGACAGATGTCCTTTGTAAGGTTGCATGAAGACAATCTGAAAAGCAAAATCACTGAAGCTTAAAACACCACCATTATACCTGCCAATATTTTATTCCTGATCTAACTCTCTCATCTAATTACTGCAATGTTAATGCATAATCATCATTAGCAGACATAATCATACTAACATGACAGTCCTGGATGCCTTGGCTACGGGTTTCAACCGCTTGTATCCCTCGTTTGACTTGATGTATTTTCTTAGGTCAAACACGTCCAGCTTCTTCTCACTGGTCAGCAACACAAagaccagagctgaccactgtgCTGGCGAGAGCACTTCTGCTGAGAGACTCTTTGTGTTTAGGTAGGTTTGAATTTCCTGTACGAGAGAATGATCGTTAAGCTCTTGCAGACAGTGGAACAGGTTAATAGCACTCTCAGGCCTAAGGTTCTCCCCAAGCTTGAGCTTCATGTAGGTCACGGTTTCCTGGCAGGTCTGATCAGTGCTCACTTTCTTTGGCAGTAAATCATGCAACAGGTTCTGATTGGATTCCAGGGACAGACCAAGCAGGAATCGGAGAAAAAGGTCCAGGTGACCATGCCTTGAGCGCAAAGCCAAGTCCACTGCGCTCTTGTGCAAATCAAAAATTGTTGAATTAAGGCAAAGCTTCTGGGGGGTATGATCTTCAAGCTGGTCAAATTCAGTGACACCAGCCCAGGACAGGTACACAAATAAAGCTGCAAGATACTCCTGGAAGCTCAAATGCACAAAGCTGTAGACCTTTCTCTTGTATAGTGCAAGctcctctctgaagatctgCGTGCACACTCCAGAATAGACGGATGCCTCTTTGACGTCAATACCACATTCCTGCAAGTCTTCTTCGTAGAAGATCAAGTCGCGTTTATGGAGTTGCTGGAAAGCTAGCTTTCCAAGTGAAAGAAGGTTTTCTTTGGTCAAGCAAGGCTGCATGTCCCTCCCTCCtgtatatttctcttttctctgtattGTCTGGAAGATCAAGAAATGGGTGTACATTTCAGTCAGTGATTTGGGCATGTGACGATTCTCTGCTTCGCCCAACCGCCTCTCAAGCACCGTGGcagaaatccagcagaagacagGAATATGGCACATGATATGAAGGCTTCTGGAGGACTTCACATGATGGATTATCTTCTTGGCCAGACTTTGGTCACTGATTCTCTTGTAGAAGTACACCTCTTTTTGGGGGTCATTGAATCCTCTCACCTCCGTTACTTGGTCAATGCAGTTAGGGGGTAACTGGTTAGCGGCTGCTGGTCGGGAAGTGATCCAGAGCAGAGAGCATGGAAGCAGATTCCCTGTTATAAGGTTTGTTAGAAGAACATCCAGTGACGCCTGTTTAGTTATTTCGGAACATCTCTCATAGTTTTTGAAGTCTAGAGGAAGTCGACattcatccagaccatcaaagatgaaAACCACCTTGTAGTTTTCAAGTTCTGAGAATGGaaagtttttcatttctctgaAAAAGCAGTGAAGAAGTCCCTCCATGGTGTGTTGCTCCTCTCTCATGAGATTTAGCTCCCGAAAAGGCAACGGAAACAAGAAATGCACATCTTGATtggcttttccttcagcccagtccaggaTAAACTTCTGGACAGAGATGGTTTTTCCGATACCAGCTACACCGTTGGTCAGGACGGTCCTGATGCGTTTGTCTTGACCTGGTAGTGGTTTAAAGATTTCATTGCATTTGATTGGTGTCTCTTGTGCCACTGGAACTCGGTTCAGCGACTCAATCTGTCTCACTTCATGTTCATCGTTCAGGGTTCCACATCCACCCTCTGTGATGTACAGCTCGGTGTAAATCTTGTTGAGAAGGGCCGGGTTTCCTTGCTTAGCGATTCCTTCAAACACATGCTCACTCTTGCGCTTCAGGCTGGATTTGAGTTTTTTCTGAAGTGTGTATACACGTTCAACTAAACgacaagggaaaaaaacattaattatacAACAAGTAGGCTGTGGTTTACTTCATATCTCCATGATTTTAATAAGGAAAAGTGTCCATCTTACATTTAGTCAACTTTTCAATCAGTTCTTGCTCTTTCATGCCTTTTAAAATGTGCAGGGCGATCTTTAGAGCTGCTTCTCTGGCATCATTGCTGTCCTCCGTTTCCTCTGAATTGTCCACAGATCCAGCGTAATCTGGGCTGAGAATCCggctgattttcttcatctCCCGTTCCATCAAACTCATAAACTTCTTCTCAAAGCTctaatatgaatgaataaatccatTAAATTAGACAGGAATAATACTGGAATATGAGAAAAGGGGAGCTTTTAACAATTTATGTgtagtaaataaatgtgtgtacatAAAACAGCTATGTGTGATGGCTGGTCATGATATAAGATGTGAGGCTAAAACCTATCAATCTATCAATAGCCTGTATTCAGGTCGATTATATTACAAGGTcgcataataaaaataatgtgggGCAAACTATAGATAGTTAGGCAGCTGCGTTtatgatttcaatttttttttcaagtctgtaatgctGTTCGCCTCCAAAAACCAAACATGGCAGAAAAGGTGCCTTTCATTgaaaaataacaacattaaacTTTGGTCTGTCCTTTTGCTTAATCTGTACTTTGATTGAACaatgtgtgtttagtctgtcaacatttagtttctcctccaaaggcttTGAGAGCTTTACCCTTAATGTGGCAGAAAGATACGACCGTTCACACTGGTCAGATTGTGTGACTGATCTTCCTGGCTGGTCCCtataaagaaagacaaagagtaAACTGAGGATAGATTGACTAATATTTGTAAGTTATCATCATTTATAGGATAACATTGCATGTAAATTAATGCAACCATAATGCAACCTTTCATCTACAAAGAACTCTGACTCCTTGAAAGAGGCTGGTGGACCCATCAAATCACTCTTCAAGGACAGGCAGCTGGAAGCACATGAGCTTTCCTGCACTCCCCTATATAAGAAGAGACAGACAACAGACACGTGTAAATAACCTTAAAATCAACCACTAGAAGGAAAGGACTCTATCTAACAACAAATATGGATGGTACATTTGTTCAGTAGGTGCTCCGTCTTTAAATTTGACTGGTGGATCCATTGACTGGTGACTCTTTATGGACAGACAGCTTGGAGGAGATGAGCTCTTTGTCTCTAGAGAGGCCCTTAAACATAGAACAGAACTGATTTATTTCCAGTAACAAACAT is a window from the Pangasianodon hypophthalmus isolate fPanHyp1 chromosome 16, fPanHyp1.pri, whole genome shotgun sequence genome containing:
- the LOC113530687 gene encoding NACHT, LRR and PYD domains-containing protein 12-like — encoded protein: MDSVRVPTEDQDCDDVLEVRAFYKDEESSPTKPQEVLGAESGDTVIQQERASSPVPSCLSMKSDWSMELPLKLKQADNSPGQRASLETKSSSPPSCLSIKSHQSMDPPVKFKDGAPTEQMGVQESSCASSCLSLKSDLMGPPASFKESEFFVDERDQPGRSVTQSDQCERSYLSATLRSFEKKFMSLMEREMKKISRILSPDYAGSVDNSEETEDSNDAREAALKIALHILKGMKEQELIEKLTKFERVYTLQKKLKSSLKRKSEHVFEGIAKQGNPALLNKIYTELYITEGGCGTLNDEHEVRQIESLNRVPVAQETPIKCNEIFKPLPGQDKRIRTVLTNGVAGIGKTISVQKFILDWAEGKANQDVHFLFPLPFRELNLMREEQHTMEGLLHCFFREMKNFPFSELENYKVVFIFDGLDECRLPLDFKNYERCSEITKQASLDVLLTNLITGNLLPCSLLWITSRPAAANQLPPNCIDQVTEVRGFNDPQKEVYFYKRISDQSLAKKIIHHVKSSRSLHIMCHIPVFCWISATVLERRLGEAENRHMPKSLTEMYTHFLIFQTIQRKEKYTGGRDMQPCLTKENLLSLGKLAFQQLHKRDLIFYEEDLQECGIDVKEASVYSGVCTQIFREELALYKRKVYSFVHLSFQEYLAALFVYLSWAGVTEFDQLEDHTPQKLCLNSTIFDLHKSAVDLALRSRHGHLDLFLRFLLGLSLESNQNLLHDLLPKKVSTDQTCQETVTYMKLKLGENLRPESAINLFHCLQELNDHSLVQEIQTYLNTKSLSAEVLSPAQWSALVFVLLTSEKKLDVFDLRKYIKSNEGYKRLKPVAKASRTVILSSCNLTKDICHSLASILVSKTCAITELDLSYNYLQDKGVMQLCNGLKNPNCRLEVLKLAFCSFKSTGCSYLVSALQSNPGHLRELDLSYNLTGSEAPNDLLPLLPNSRIETLRLAHCNVTKEWCVFLASAISATPCHLKHLDLSENNIGDLGAGVFCELLSNENCKLQSLRLVKCSITWKSRNMLEYASSSTSWCLKSLDLSDNDLQDSGVKQLAYELDKPACKLEKLRLSSCGFTERGFSALASALRLNPTCLRELDLSKNFPGKKAMEQLCAALRQSTCTLQTLCVDQCGLDSEICASLAKTLSQNSSLRELSVSNNDLGDVGVRMLFTGLQSGRCTLKILRLANCSLTESSCEFLAPALSPNTTGLSELDLSGNSLSQNGASFLCSISNINLTL